Proteins encoded together in one Neobacillus sp. FSL H8-0543 window:
- a CDS encoding GNAT family N-acetyltransferase — MHTDNKTVLEFVEFDKYDVLGLIELSESVGWDYDEHEIKTVMSSGKIYGHKNAVGKIVSSAAIIPYDTDLASIGMVIVNEEYRGLGLGKKATQKCIDSVSRNTSIMLISTEDGKPLYEDMGFITVDSVHKYLSDKYIPTKLFNNHRKITLEKYRENDINEIIELDWAAFGDKRRKLLLNRINQSKQCLVVKNLKGKIIGFGLSILGPVNLLIGPIVAPDSQTAALIIDGLVLNHQGKLRIDVPSSNDELMLFLEKSGFIKVSNPPIMIKNSINMPYRNKELFAITAQIFG; from the coding sequence ATGCATACAGACAATAAAACAGTATTAGAATTCGTTGAATTTGATAAATATGATGTCTTAGGTTTAATAGAACTTTCTGAATCAGTTGGCTGGGATTATGATGAACATGAAATTAAAACTGTTATGTCATCAGGTAAAATATACGGACATAAAAATGCTGTGGGGAAAATTGTTTCGAGTGCCGCAATTATACCTTATGATACTGATTTAGCTTCAATTGGTATGGTTATTGTTAATGAAGAATATCGAGGTTTAGGCTTAGGAAAAAAGGCTACTCAGAAATGTATAGACAGTGTTTCTCGAAATACCTCAATAATGTTAATTTCAACTGAAGATGGGAAACCCTTATATGAAGACATGGGTTTTATTACTGTCGACTCTGTACATAAGTATCTAAGTGATAAGTATATTCCAACTAAATTGTTTAATAATCATCGGAAAATTACCTTAGAGAAATACCGTGAGAATGATATTAATGAGATTATTGAATTAGATTGGGCTGCATTTGGTGATAAGAGAAGAAAATTACTTCTTAACAGGATAAATCAATCAAAACAATGTTTAGTTGTTAAAAATCTAAAGGGGAAGATTATTGGATTTGGATTATCCATATTAGGTCCAGTAAATTTATTAATAGGACCTATTGTAGCACCAGATTCACAAACAGCTGCTTTAATAATCGATGGGTTAGTTCTTAATCATCAAGGAAAGTTAAGGATTGATGTGCCATCTAGTAATGACGAGTTAATGTTATTCTTGGAGAAAAGTGGATTTATAAAGGTTAGTAATCCTCCGATAATGATAAAGAATTCTATTAATATGCCATATAGAAATAAAGAATTATTTGCTATTACTGCAC
- a CDS encoding cysteine hydrolase family protein: MKKALLVIDVQNGMFQEGNVVYKGERMLKNLKDLIKQARSTETPIFYIQHNAPAGKPLEYGTKGWEIHPELTPKNQDVIIQKTTPDSFYNTSLDEELKKHGIDHLVVAGIQTEACVDTTCRRAFSMEYKVTLVSDTHSTWNSQDITAQQIINHHNEVLRWFAAVYPSKDITFDR; this comes from the coding sequence ATGAAGAAAGCACTACTGGTTATAGACGTTCAAAATGGAATGTTTCAGGAAGGTAATGTCGTCTATAAAGGGGAAAGAATGCTAAAAAATTTAAAAGATTTAATCAAACAAGCACGCTCTACCGAGACACCTATTTTTTATATACAGCATAACGCACCTGCTGGTAAACCTTTAGAGTATGGGACAAAGGGGTGGGAGATTCATCCTGAACTAACTCCAAAGAATCAGGATGTAATCATTCAAAAAACAACTCCTGATTCATTTTATAATACTTCTTTAGATGAAGAACTGAAAAAACATGGGATTGACCATTTGGTTGTTGCAGGAATTCAAACAGAAGCGTGTGTGGATACAACTTGCAGAAGGGCTTTTAGTATGGAATATAAGGTCACATTAGTTTCAGATACACACAGCACTTGGAATTCACAGGACATTACTGCCCAACAAATTATTAACCATCACAACGAAGTATTACGTTGGTTTGCCGCTGTTTACCCAAGTAAAGATATTACATTTGATAGATGA
- a CDS encoding GNAT family N-acetyltransferase, translated as MITIYDNRYKEEVINLILHVQNVEYGVGISAEEQPDILDIQSNYINDGGNFWVALNDNGEVVGSIGLQKKTNEVSVLKKFFVYKDYRGKEFGIGTGLYQALLDFANKQGFLKVILDTPSKATRSHSFYKKVGFKKIDKEDLPIQYDYPDRNSLIFQLDLSQKEY; from the coding sequence ATGATTACGATTTACGATAATAGATATAAAGAAGAAGTCATTAATTTAATATTGCACGTACAGAATGTTGAATATGGTGTAGGGATTAGTGCAGAAGAACAACCAGACATTTTGGATATTCAATCAAACTATATAAACGACGGAGGAAACTTTTGGGTAGCGTTAAACGATAACGGTGAGGTTGTAGGCTCTATCGGTTTGCAAAAGAAAACGAACGAGGTCTCTGTTTTAAAGAAATTTTTCGTTTATAAAGATTACCGTGGTAAAGAGTTTGGGATAGGAACAGGTTTATATCAAGCATTGCTTGATTTTGCGAATAAACAAGGGTTTTTAAAGGTGATTTTGGACACTCCATCCAAAGCCACTAGGTCACACAGCTTTTACAAGAAGGTTGGATTTAAAAAGATTGATAAAGAGGACTTGCCAATTCAATATGATTACCCTGATAGAAATTCACTTATTTTCCAATTGGATTTATCTCAGAAAGAATATTGA
- a CDS encoding ATP-binding protein, with the protein MKQLGTLYFFCGKMGAGKSTKSKQLAIDKHAVLLSEDEWLSSLYPNQIASFEDYLKFSAQLKPLVKKHVQNILSVGTDVVMDFPANTQKLRKWFLDMVSEVNASHQLIFLNLNNEQCLRQIAQRRNEQPKRAAFDTEAVFIHVTKFFEEPEASEGLKILEFSGKE; encoded by the coding sequence ATGAAACAATTGGGGACTCTATACTTTTTCTGTGGAAAAATGGGCGCTGGAAAATCAACTAAATCAAAACAATTGGCGATAGATAAACATGCGGTACTGTTGTCTGAGGATGAATGGCTTTCATCTCTATATCCCAATCAGATTGCATCATTTGAGGACTATCTAAAATTCTCAGCGCAGCTCAAGCCGTTGGTGAAAAAGCATGTCCAAAACATATTAAGTGTCGGTACAGATGTAGTGATGGATTTTCCAGCTAACACTCAAAAACTGCGAAAGTGGTTTTTGGATATGGTGTCAGAGGTCAATGCAAGCCATCAACTAATTTTCCTTAATCTAAATAACGAGCAATGCTTACGTCAAATTGCACAAAGGCGTAACGAACAACCCAAAAGAGCAGCTTTTGACACGGAAGCGGTGTTTATTCATGTTACTAAATTTTTTGAAGAACCAGAGGCATCCGAGGGTTTAAAAATTTTAGAGTTTAGCGGAAAAGAATAA
- a CDS encoding LysM peptidoglycan-binding domain-containing protein: MTFNLERIGDGVILTTELFLNGELMLSRKEAHGKSKQPKNLPVFTSRMEKREYYQGVNHFDIRNVLDVKGFLIDIRANWNTYVAQVSQWINKNPVKRLVATGIFTVVLGISSITSNAAVIEEYTYQVRSGEKIEAIAAKHGVTAEGILNANGLSAIDGKKILLPKVEEQMVTATVLNIRSKPTTESSIIGKYKKGDVVKVVFEEDGWAGILIKGRVCFVSADYLTSKQAAESLTSQTTKSMYVTATSLKVRQAASTKSAMIGSLKLDDRVSMISTINGWAKIHFNGKIAFVSETYLTNKKPSKNINDTLNHTGTYVIKSSDTFTKIGKTLGLSVSQIQELNPGVEPTKLKIGQSIKIPSTTAPTDNQILDHTGTYVIKSSDTFTKIGKTLGFSVSQIQELNPGVEPTKLKIGQSIKIPSTTAPTVNQIMIEAQVGGVDDNGTFRFITSEGTTYTAKATGNIINELFKHKGKKATLTLEGKRGTKLTLVSVQ; encoded by the coding sequence ATGACTTTCAACTTAGAGAGAATTGGAGACGGAGTTATATTGACTACAGAGTTATTTTTAAATGGGGAATTAATGTTAAGCAGGAAGGAAGCTCACGGAAAGAGCAAGCAACCAAAGAATTTACCAGTTTTCACTTCAAGGATGGAAAAACGGGAATATTATCAGGGCGTAAATCATTTTGATATCCGGAATGTCTTAGATGTTAAAGGATTCTTAATCGATATTCGTGCCAATTGGAATACATATGTAGCACAGGTGAGCCAATGGATTAATAAAAATCCAGTAAAAAGATTAGTCGCGACGGGAATTTTTACCGTAGTTCTTGGTATTTCTTCCATTACTTCGAATGCCGCGGTAATAGAAGAATATACCTATCAGGTAAGAAGTGGTGAAAAAATTGAAGCAATTGCTGCGAAACATGGTGTAACAGCAGAAGGAATCTTAAATGCCAATGGGCTATCTGCCATTGACGGAAAGAAAATTCTATTACCAAAAGTAGAAGAGCAAATGGTTACCGCCACTGTACTAAATATTCGATCCAAACCGACCACTGAAAGTAGTATTATCGGAAAATATAAAAAAGGTGATGTGGTTAAGGTTGTATTCGAAGAAGACGGATGGGCAGGCATTTTGATTAAAGGAAGAGTTTGTTTTGTGAGTGCGGATTATCTTACATCAAAACAAGCGGCTGAATCACTAACAAGCCAAACTACTAAATCCATGTATGTAACAGCAACATCGTTAAAAGTAAGACAAGCAGCTTCGACGAAAAGTGCAATGATTGGCTCTTTAAAATTAGACGATCGTGTGTCAATGATATCCACTATTAATGGTTGGGCTAAGATTCATTTCAATGGCAAAATAGCGTTTGTGAGTGAAACCTATTTAACGAATAAGAAACCAAGCAAAAACATTAATGATACGTTGAATCACACAGGCACCTATGTGATTAAGAGCAGTGATACTTTTACAAAAATCGGTAAAACATTAGGGCTCTCTGTTTCACAGATTCAAGAACTAAATCCAGGAGTTGAACCAACAAAGTTGAAAATTGGACAAAGCATCAAGATCCCTTCGACAACTGCACCTACTGACAATCAAATATTGGATCACACAGGCACCTATGTGATTAAGAGCAGTGATACTTTTACAAAAATCGGTAAAACATTAGGGTTCTCTGTTTCACAGATTCAAGAACTAAATCCAGGAGTTGAACCAACAAAGTTGAAAATTGGACAAAGCATCAAGATCCCTTCGACTACTGCCCCTACTGTCAATCAAATAATGATAGAAGCTCAAGTAGGTGGGGTAGATGATAACGGAACGTTTCGGTTTATCACGTCTGAAGGTACTACATATACTGCAAAAGCAACGGGCAACATAATTAATGAATTATTTAAACATAAAGGAAAGAAAGCAACACTAACACTAGAAGGGAAAAGGGGGACAAAATTGACTTTAGTATCCGTTCAATAA
- the psiE gene encoding phosphate-starvation-inducible protein PsiE has translation MLKVKQDFSRILYLIPKIFQLFLNISLVFLGIILSFLLVKEIIIFIQILIGGGQNDYNLFLANILIFFLYFEFISMIVKYFKEEYHFPIRYFIYIGITAMVRIIIVDHEHPENALLYAIIILILIIGYFIINCTPRERPDSNRFLKKEN, from the coding sequence ATGTTAAAGGTAAAGCAGGATTTTTCAAGGATCTTATACCTTATCCCAAAGATATTCCAACTATTTTTGAATATTTCTCTCGTTTTTTTAGGAATAATTTTATCTTTTTTACTAGTAAAGGAAATAATCATCTTCATTCAGATTTTGATAGGAGGAGGCCAAAATGATTATAACCTTTTTCTAGCAAATATCCTTATCTTCTTTTTATATTTTGAGTTTATTTCGATGATTGTTAAGTACTTTAAAGAAGAATACCATTTCCCTATTAGATATTTTATATATATTGGTATAACGGCAATGGTCAGAATAATTATTGTTGATCACGAACACCCTGAAAATGCATTATTATATGCGATTATAATCCTAATTCTAATAATTGGTTATTTCATTATCAATTGTACCCCTCGTGAAAGGCCCGATAGTAACAGGTTTTTAAAAAAAGAAAATTAA